Genomic window (Kwoniella botswanensis chromosome 1, complete sequence):
AGTTTGATCGAACCGCACGCTTCGCATAACGAGAGGTCTGGTAGATCACGACATGAATCAGTATATGTTATTCTCTCAAGACTTAAAGCTCCAACCACTCCAAGCTCTTCATCGGGCGAATCAACCTGCACTTCCCATACATAGCTGATTATAGGATCATTGGAAAATATGACTCACTCGTCCTATTCTTCAATCCCTTGTTCGCACTCCTCATACTCTTCCTACTATGCgaagtcttcttcttgggtaCACTCGCCCATACGATCGGGGGGATCAACTCCATTATCGATtcgagggagaaagaaggaagtaTAGATTTCCAAGATGACGCTGTGGGTATGGTTGACTCAATGGGTGCTACCGGTGTCACGGAGAGGGtcgaagtggaggaagaggaggaagcgaTACATGGGAGAGACCAGGATGGTCGGGATGAGTTGATGAGTGGTCGTaaggagatgagggaggaACGCGAGGAGAGTGAGAGGGATGCCATGGTGTGAGAACGACTGCTATATGATATACTTGTGAACGTTatgaatgttgatgttgatgagatgccCAATACCAAAAAAAGTTGGAATGCAACAGTGAAAGAAAGTCGAGAAACGTTACCGAGTGAGCAGTACCAACGGGAATTAGGATTCCGGACATATCCCCGAAATGTGGCAATCAGCTAGCTGTCACTCCCTCTCGCTTGCAGCGCAAAAACTTGACTTATAGCCACGAATGACATGACAGTCCCATGTACACGTTCAGTGCATTTCACGTCTACGATCTTATACTGTATCATTACTCCTTCTCCCCTCTGGATCATCATTGTATAGTGTCGGAAGGTCATTGATGAAACTACCAAACATGACATTAATGTCTCCAATCTCCC
Coding sequences:
- a CDS encoding ribosomal protein L32, yielding MASLSLSSRSSLISLRPLINSSRPSWSLPCIASSSSSTSTLSVTPVAPIESTIPTASSWKSILPSFSLESIMELIPPIVWASVPKKKTSHSRKSMRSANKGLKNRTNLSLCEACGSIKLTHHICPTCYSQISRRWKREARGESPSGAITEPILEHQPQQSAQP